The Calditrichota bacterium genome contains the following window.
CTGTGCACCAGAGGATCGTTTCGATATTTTTCTACCTCTTCAGGCTGTGTGGAAATGGATTCCGGCGGCAGTTCGCTGTCTTGCGTGAATGCAGGAAACAGGCTGGAAAACACTTTGCCCAGAACAATTTTCCAGGCCGGAACCTTCATACGGACCTTGAGCCCCGGCGATGACAGCACAAATCCTTTGAATCCCGGCGGGTGGGTCAGCCCGTAATGGAATGCGATAAGGCCGCCGAGACTGTGCCCCATCACAAAAACCGGGTGCAGGTCTCGTGTTTCCAGAAACTGACGGAAGTCCTTCACCTCCGAAATAAAATCTCCGAAACGGAGGATATGCCCGCGCTTCCCGGCAGACTGGCCGTGCCCGGGCAGATCAAATCCCAACAGGCTAAACCCTCCGGAGGTCAAACCCTCCGCTACATCCCCGTACCGAAGCACGTGTTCTCCGAGTCCGTGAATCAGCAGAATTTGTGCTTTTTCAGAATCCGCCCTGAACATGTGAAAGTGACGTTTTTCTCCCGCAGACGTTTCATAAAAGCCATCGTCTTCTCTCATAGGTGTTCACCTCGCTGTTTGAATGATTTCACAATGATGCGCCCGTGCCCATTCGCCCAGGCGAATGCCCGGGTTGACAACGCCGCAATGCCCGAACA
Protein-coding sequences here:
- a CDS encoding alpha/beta hydrolase, which produces MREDDGFYETSAGEKRHFHMFRADSEKAQILLIHGLGEHVLRYGDVAEGLTSGGFSLLGFDLPGHGQSAGKRGHILRFGDFISEVKDFRQFLETRDLHPVFVMGHSLGGLIAFHYGLTHPPGFKGFVLSSPGLKVRMKVPAWKIVLGKVFSSLFPAFTQDSELPPESISTQPEEVEKYRNDPLVHSKITARFYVEMTRAMEEVFRKAGEFTFPVLIIQGEEDPLVDPEGAKMLFKTIGSSDKDLRLYPGSYHEVFHDRAREQAFRDVSGWLEKHLG